Proteins from one Legionella taurinensis genomic window:
- a CDS encoding isochorismatase family cysteine hydrolase, giving the protein MRTAFIGLDYIIDIMHPEGKIARCAEQAAERDIITKTNDALEIITQKGWLKILVKVGFSENYVEQPKHSPMFGKVNELGALRLDSKGTDFHPSLNTSDCLIVVKPRVSAFHGTNLDVVLRANKIERLLISGVSTAWAVQSTVRAAHDYDYQVCIIEDLCAAADRHEHQTSIDLMSRIAKVITVEDLKNF; this is encoded by the coding sequence ATGCGCACAGCATTTATAGGGTTGGATTACATCATCGACATCATGCATCCTGAAGGTAAAATAGCACGGTGTGCTGAACAGGCGGCAGAGCGTGACATCATTACTAAAACGAATGACGCTTTGGAAATTATTACTCAGAAGGGATGGTTAAAAATTCTTGTCAAGGTCGGTTTTAGCGAAAACTATGTTGAGCAACCCAAGCATTCGCCCATGTTTGGTAAAGTCAATGAGTTGGGGGCTTTAAGGCTTGACTCTAAGGGCACTGACTTCCATCCGTCCTTGAATACCTCTGACTGTCTGATTGTCGTAAAGCCGAGAGTCAGTGCATTTCATGGAACAAATCTCGACGTGGTATTGCGCGCTAATAAAATTGAGCGTCTGTTGATCAGCGGGGTGAGTACTGCCTGGGCTGTACAAAGTACGGTGCGTGCGGCGCATGATTACGACTACCAAGTGTGCATTATTGAGGATCTGTGCGCCGCTGCGGATAGGCACGAACATCAAACATCAATCGATTTAATGAGCAGAATTGCAAAGGTAATCACTGTCGAGGATTTAAAAAATTTTTAA
- a CDS encoding ribonucleotide-diphosphate reductase subunit beta has translation MSVLEQHVSAPGHTGATGLESLEMGASRIQVDDKQIINCRADLNQLVPFKYKWAWDKYLTACANHWMPNEINMSADVALWQDPNGLTADERLIVLRNLGFFSTADSLVANNLVLAVYRHITNPECRQYLLRQAFEEALHTHAYQYIIESLRLDEAAVFNMYREIPAVANKAAWALPFTQSLGDPTFHTGTLEADQRLLRDLIAFYVVFEGIFFYVGFTQILSMGRRNKMVGTSEQFQYILRDESMHMNFGIDVINQIKIENPHLWTPAFKEEIIALIKEGVILEYQYAKDTMPHGILGMNAEMFEEYLHFIANRRLAQIGLPEQYPGAENPFPWMSEMMDLKKEKNFFETRVIEYQAGGTLSWDED, from the coding sequence ATGTCAGTATTAGAACAACATGTCAGCGCACCCGGTCATACGGGTGCCACCGGTTTGGAATCCTTAGAGATGGGAGCCAGCCGTATTCAGGTTGATGATAAGCAAATCATTAACTGCCGTGCTGATTTAAACCAACTGGTTCCCTTTAAATACAAATGGGCCTGGGATAAATATTTAACTGCCTGTGCCAACCACTGGATGCCTAACGAAATCAACATGAGCGCGGATGTGGCATTATGGCAGGATCCCAATGGCTTGACCGCGGATGAGCGCCTGATTGTTTTGCGTAATCTAGGCTTCTTTTCCACAGCGGATTCGTTAGTCGCCAACAACCTGGTCCTGGCTGTCTACCGCCACATCACCAATCCGGAATGCCGTCAGTATCTGCTGCGTCAGGCCTTCGAGGAAGCATTGCATACCCACGCTTATCAGTACATCATTGAAAGCCTGCGTCTCGATGAAGCCGCTGTCTTTAACATGTATCGCGAAATTCCTGCGGTAGCCAACAAAGCGGCCTGGGCCCTGCCCTTCACCCAAAGCCTTGGCGATCCCACCTTCCATACAGGCACCCTTGAAGCGGATCAGCGTTTGCTGCGTGATTTAATCGCTTTCTATGTAGTTTTTGAAGGGATCTTCTTCTATGTCGGCTTTACTCAGATTTTGTCCATGGGACGACGCAACAAGATGGTTGGAACCTCTGAGCAATTCCAATACATTCTGCGCGATGAATCCATGCACATGAATTTTGGTATCGATGTCATCAACCAGATTAAGATTGAAAATCCTCACTTATGGACACCGGCCTTTAAAGAAGAAATCATTGCGTTGATTAAAGAAGGGGTCATTCTCGAATATCAATACGCTAAAGACACCATGCCGCATGGAATTCTGGGTATGAATGCCGAGATGTTTGAAGAATACCTGCATTTCATTGCCAACCGCCGTCTCGCGCAAATTGGCCTACCAGAGCAATACCCAGGCGCAGAAAATCCCTTCCCCTGGATGAGTGAAATGATGGACTTGAAGAAAGAAAAAAACTTCTTTGAAACCCGTGTCATTGAATACCAGGCAGGTGGTACTTTAAGCTGGGATGAGGATTAA
- a CDS encoding FUSC family protein: MSTLIVEERLKLTVPGVLLHGLGIIILFNVLFLTQFQPFIFVIVCTMSATAIIWVTTQGEQLRTLGNWTFIPAIILSIELASESKHGLLEESKLIFPYLIAALLPTLCISLYEQIKMIKRESRFNLLQLSSLSDFGEKKNNVEAMLAMALGIIVSACFVEYLPMENGQWMIWGVASVITGHKDSSTKKFKERLLGVSIGVPLGIVFGGYVIPSTPFDLIVVTVCLFLTLVAFRRYVIAYTCRCFLVATAVMLLTHSKTIAFERLSHVIAGGVIGLTAIASSRFLLKQRS, translated from the coding sequence ATGTCTACTCTGATTGTTGAGGAAAGGCTTAAACTCACAGTTCCCGGCGTTTTGCTGCATGGCTTAGGCATCATTATTCTTTTTAATGTCCTGTTTCTAACTCAATTCCAACCCTTTATTTTTGTAATAGTCTGCACAATGTCTGCCACAGCGATTATTTGGGTTACCACTCAGGGTGAGCAGCTACGCACATTGGGAAATTGGACTTTTATTCCTGCAATTATTCTTTCGATAGAGTTAGCCTCTGAATCAAAGCATGGACTATTGGAGGAAAGCAAACTAATTTTCCCGTATTTGATAGCTGCTTTATTGCCCACGCTGTGTATCAGTTTGTATGAGCAAATTAAAATGATAAAAAGAGAGTCTCGTTTTAACCTGCTGCAATTGTCTTCTCTATCGGATTTTGGGGAAAAGAAAAATAATGTGGAGGCCATGCTGGCCATGGCGCTGGGAATTATTGTTTCTGCCTGTTTTGTTGAGTATTTACCAATGGAGAATGGGCAATGGATGATTTGGGGTGTTGCCAGTGTGATTACAGGTCACAAGGACAGTTCGACTAAGAAATTCAAGGAACGTCTTCTCGGAGTTTCAATCGGTGTTCCTCTCGGTATTGTCTTTGGTGGATACGTCATCCCTTCAACACCGTTTGATTTAATCGTGGTAACCGTTTGTCTTTTTTTGACCTTGGTCGCTTTTCGTCGTTATGTGATCGCCTATACCTGTCGTTGTTTTTTAGTGGCTACTGCGGTCATGCTGCTCACGCATTCGAAAACCATAGCCTTTGAAAGACTTTCCCATGTCATTGCGGGTGGTGTAATTGGCTTGACTGCCATTGCTTCCTCGCGTTTTCTGCTTAAACAAAGGAGTTAA